In the Acidobacteriota bacterium genome, TCTGAAGCCCGTTCGCTCCATTGATGTCATTCCCGCAATGCGATGGCGGGCGATGTACGGGATGCGCGCCAGGCGGGGATGAGGGCGGCGAGGCCGGCGGTGACCACGAGCAGGAGTGCGGCACCGACGAGCGTCATCGGGTCGCCTGGTTCGAGGTTCACGAGCAGCGTGCGGATCGCACGGCCGGCCCACAGCGTGAGGCCGACGCCCGCGGCAACACCCACCAGTACGAGAACCGTTACGCGTCCGAGTACGAGTCGCAGCACACGCGCGGGCGTGGCGCCGAGCGCCAGGCGCAGGCCGAGCTCGCCGCGCCGCCGGCTCACCGTGTACGCCGTCACGCCGTAGAGCCCCACGACGGCCACGAGCAGCGCGAGACTGCCGAAGACCGTCGCGACCAGGCGCTCGCGCATGATCGCGCTGCGTACGAGGGTCGTGTGCGGCGACACGCCGACGCCGAGCCGCGAATCGACGCCCTCGATCGCACGTCGCACGGGTTCGACGAACGCCAATGCCTCAGCGGCGCGTGTGCGCGCGGCGACGTTGACGGACGTCCGTTCCATGAGCCCCGCCTGCGCGGCAGGCACGTACATCGTCGGCCTGACGCCTTGATGGACGTCGCGATAGACCGCGTCGCCGACGACGCCGATGATCTCGATCGGCGGGCCGCCCGGGTCATCCTGTCGCGCCGTCCCCTGACGCACCTGTCTGCCGACCGCCCGCCCGCCGCCCATGAACGTCCGCACGAACGCTTCGCTCACGACGACGACTCGCGGCGCGTCAGCGGTGTCGGTCGTCGAGATGTCTCGGCCGTCACGCAATGGCATGCCGTAGGTGGTGAAGAATCCCTCGCTCACCTGGTTCATGAACGATCGATGGTCTTCTTCCGATCCAGACAGCGCCACGCCGTCGACATCGCGCAGCCCCACGGTGAAGGTCATGCCCGAGAGCGGCGTAGTGGCCGACAGTGCTGTCTCCGTCACACCAGGCACCGCCGCCACTACCGCGCGGAGGCGCTCGAAGAGAGGGCCGCGCTCGGACTCTGGCACGCTTCTGGCGTCGAGCGACACGGCCGCCGTCACGACGCGCGCGCTCTCCACGCCGAGCGGCATCGTGGCGAGGCCGACGAACGTGCGCACGAGCAGCGCCGCCACGCCGACCAGCGCCAGCGACAGCGCGATCTGCCCGACGACGAACGCGTCGCTCGTGGCACGCGATCTGTTGCCCACGACCGATCGCGTCTGTTCTTTCATGGCATCCGCCGGCACGAGGCGCGTCGTCCTGAGCGCCGGCCACAATCCGAAGAGCGGCGTGACAAGGAGCGCGCAGCCGGCGACGAAGACGAGCAGCCGCGCGTCCGTCGGGATGTCCAGTGACACGGGGATGCGC is a window encoding:
- a CDS encoding ABC transporter permease; translation: MRALRVLVKRIAALWRRNDADADLRDELESLAAIERDERLASGASPDEVRRDVLARSGSVTSVQEVVRRRRLLGWLDDLARDVRGGLRMSRRQPLLTGVVMLSLGLGLGANAAIFSIVDHLMLRQLPVAHADRLLIIDSFWTYPIWDRMRLQADRVDGLAAWFGTRLGASRGRLLRQLLTENLVLSAGGAGAAVATALVTARLFVSQLSTPRIPVSLDIPTDARLLVFVAGCALLVTPLFGLWPALRTTRLVPADAMKEQTRSVVGNRSRATSDAFVVGQIALSLALVGVAALLVRTFVGLATMPLGVESARVVTAAVSLDARSVPESERGPLFERLRAVVAAVPGVTETALSATTPLSGMTFTVGLRDVDGVALSGSEEDHRSFMNQVSEGFFTTYGMPLRDGRDISTTDTADAPRVVVVSEAFVRTFMGGGRAVGRQVRQGTARQDDPGGPPIEIIGVVGDAVYRDVHQGVRPTMYVPAAQAGLMERTSVNVAARTRAAEALAFVEPVRRAIEGVDSRLGVGVSPHTTLVRSAIMRERLVATVFGSLALLVAVVGLYGVTAYTVSRRRGELGLRLALGATPARVLRLVLGRVTVLVLVGVAAGVGLTLWAGRAIRTLLVNLEPGDPMTLVGAALLLVVTAGLAALIPAWRASRTSPAIALRE